Proteins co-encoded in one Pelobates fuscus isolate aPelFus1 chromosome 5, aPelFus1.pri, whole genome shotgun sequence genomic window:
- the LOC134612657 gene encoding retinol dehydrogenase 14-like, with amino-acid sequence MYLLGTVIVALLLTIFLRRFKNRIICLDPKRLDGKTVLITGGTSGIGRETAIALAKRGARVLITGQDEQKENEALRQIKKESNSLNVRFLYLNMANVQSIRDFCREFMKNEKRLDILINNEGVPAVLDWTENGFSMCFGVNHLGPFLLTNLLLERLKGCAPSRVITVTSNVHKYQKLDFTDLNYNIVPLFTYCRSKLANVYFTQELARQTERHGVFVCAVHPGYVVGNWTLQFSFLFRIVMYVFMSMFFISCEAGAQTVIHCAVSDDILQHNGGYFSDCKPCKLRPHVQDAGVAKKLWEASETMLGLNSSAREHLATRTK; translated from the exons ATGTATTTGCTAGGCACTGTGATTGTGGCTTTGCTCCTCACAATATTTTTAAGGCGCTTCAAGAATAGAATCATATGCCTTGATCCTAAAAGACTGGATGGCAAAACAGTCCTCATAACTG GTGGAACATCAGGCATTGGCAGAGAAACTGCCATAGCTCTGGCAAAACGTGGAGCTCGCGTCTTAATCACGGGCCAAGATGAGCAGAAAGAGAACGAAGCTTTGCGGCAAATCAAAAAAGAGAGTAACAGCTTGAATGTCCGATTCTTGTATCTAAATATGGCAAACGTTCAAAGCATCCGAGATTTCTGCAGAGAGTTCATGAAAAACGAGAAACGTCTTGACATCCTCATCAACAATGAAG GTGTGCCGGCAGTATTGGACTGGACAGAGAATGGTTTCAgtatgtgttttggggttaaCCATCTGGGTCCTTTTCTCCTCACAAATCTTTTGCTTGAGCGTCTCAAAGGTTGTGCTCCAAGCCGCGTTATCACAGTTACCTCCAACGTTCACAAGTATCAGAAGCTGGACTTTACGGATTTAAACTATAATATAGTCCCACTTTTCACATATTGTCGCAGCAAGTTGGCAAATGTCTACTTCACCCAGGAGCTGGCCCGACAAACTGAACGACATGGAGTGTTCGTATGTGCTGTTCATCCAG GTTATGTTGTTGGGAACTGGACACTGCAATTTTCTTTCCTCTTCAGGATAGTGATGTACGTTTTTATGTCCATGTTTTTTATATCCTGCGAGGCGGGCGCTCAGACTGTAATACATTGCGCAGTGTCAGACGATATTCTCCAACATAATGGTGGCTACTTCTCAGATTGTAAGCCCTGTAAATTGCGTCCACATGTGCAGGATGCTGGTGTAGCCAAAAAACTTTGGGAGGCAAGTGAGACAATGCTTGGACTTAATTCTTCTGCTCGAGAACATTTGGCAACACGAACAAAATAG